One part of the Mariniblastus fucicola genome encodes these proteins:
- a CDS encoding alpha-L-fucosidase, with protein sequence MFLFTLETISRRQLLLIALCFGLLAGHAHAQDEFRFEADWDSIRSRYECPEWFRDAKFGIFVFWGPASVPQVGNDKYGRWMYGQKRYVTKGVDCRAYHESHFGHQSKFGYKDFFPHFKMEKFDPKSWVSLFEDSGAKYIVPVAEMHDGYAMYASKHTRWNVVDVGPKRDVMRLLVDEARKKDLKVGLSSHFAWNREFYPKWDPTFDTNDPEFQDLYGKPVDPKDPPTQEFLDHWWDRTTDIVDKYQPDILWFDFGLDKPGFEPVHKKIMAYYYNKGLEWNKPVVFQDKNMRMESFPEDLMVLDIERGRRSEASEHPWQTDTAVGKISWTWIINENYKSSDFLIDELVDIVSKNGNLLLSIGPKPDGTIGDREAAILRDFGAWLKLNGEAIYGTRPWKTYGEGPAKFAEGETRFKNKHHTEYTDVESVTADIRFTAKGDVLYATSLAWPEDNTFRIKSLCIGNPYESRAVASVDFLSGTNKIEWKQTKEALVIETEGEKPCEAAYSFRIRFIDE encoded by the coding sequence ATGTTCTTATTCACGCTCGAAACGATCTCAAGACGACAGCTGCTTTTAATTGCTCTTTGCTTCGGCTTGCTGGCTGGGCATGCGCACGCTCAAGATGAATTTCGTTTCGAGGCCGACTGGGATTCGATTCGAAGTCGGTATGAGTGCCCTGAATGGTTTCGCGACGCCAAGTTCGGAATCTTTGTTTTTTGGGGTCCCGCATCGGTGCCCCAAGTCGGAAACGACAAGTACGGCAGATGGATGTATGGACAGAAAAGGTATGTGACGAAAGGCGTCGATTGCAGAGCTTATCACGAGTCACATTTTGGCCATCAATCCAAGTTCGGCTACAAGGATTTCTTTCCGCATTTCAAGATGGAAAAGTTCGACCCCAAATCGTGGGTTTCGCTTTTCGAAGATTCGGGCGCCAAATACATCGTGCCCGTTGCCGAGATGCATGATGGCTATGCGATGTATGCGTCCAAACACACGCGTTGGAACGTTGTCGATGTTGGTCCAAAGCGCGATGTTATGCGACTGTTGGTAGATGAGGCACGTAAGAAAGATCTCAAAGTCGGACTGTCGTCGCACTTCGCATGGAATCGAGAGTTCTATCCCAAGTGGGACCCGACGTTCGACACGAACGATCCCGAGTTCCAGGACTTGTACGGAAAACCTGTCGACCCAAAAGATCCTCCGACTCAGGAATTCCTCGATCATTGGTGGGATCGCACGACAGACATCGTTGACAAGTACCAACCAGACATCCTGTGGTTTGACTTTGGACTCGACAAACCCGGGTTCGAGCCCGTGCACAAAAAAATTATGGCGTACTACTACAACAAAGGGCTCGAATGGAACAAGCCCGTCGTTTTCCAGGACAAGAACATGCGGATGGAATCGTTTCCGGAAGACTTGATGGTTCTTGATATCGAACGAGGAAGACGTAGTGAAGCCAGCGAACATCCCTGGCAAACCGATACTGCTGTCGGCAAAATCTCGTGGACCTGGATCATCAATGAAAACTACAAGTCATCCGATTTCCTGATTGACGAACTTGTTGATATCGTCAGCAAGAACGGCAATCTATTACTGTCTATCGGACCGAAACCTGATGGCACAATCGGGGACCGGGAAGCAGCGATTCTGAGAGACTTCGGTGCCTGGCTCAAACTCAATGGAGAGGCAATCTACGGAACTCGGCCATGGAAGACCTACGGAGAAGGCCCCGCGAAATTTGCCGAAGGGGAAACCAGATTCAAGAACAAACACCACACTGAATATACAGATGTCGAGTCAGTCACCGCCGACATTCGTTTTACTGCCAAAGGCGATGTGCTGTATGCGACTTCTCTGGCTTGGCCGGAAGACAACACGTTTCGAATCAAGTCGCTTTGTATTGGCAACCCCTACGAGTCGCGAGCTGTTGCTTCGGTCGATTTCCTAAGCGGCACCAACAAAATTGAGTGGAAGCAAACGAAAGAAGCGTTAGTCATCGAAACCGAAGGCGAGAAACCCTGCGAAGCGGCGTACTCTTTTCGAATTCGGTTTATCGACGAATGA
- a CDS encoding ThuA domain-containing protein: protein MNRLLTAAAILVSFLASSAFSQNATLVFQDDFNRTESQETKDEPGNGWKTNSKNRAAGNKQVDLKDGAMYIACHPVADHGVSVVHDAPFRDGKLEIRFMLENEKDTLGLNFADLKYKQVHAGHLFKVTIGTKSTELADWKTGLMDLEIRKARQSNKLSDAQQEMLKTKRQRFKHPLETGKWYSAVVTVNGQQLSLDIDGKRVGSLSSPGIAHPTKRTIRLAVNKKAVVDDLKIWSHKSGAPLNVLLIAGGCCHDYENQTEILKQGIESRINAKVTVIYNPNRRTDTRFKIYESDDWAEGYDVILHDECCADVSDPVYVQRILAAHRNGTPAVNLHCAVHSYRWGNFRKPVNIGDDNASWYEMLGVQSSHHDHHAPIEITFDKDQKENPLIVGMQSWTTGNEELYNSVRVFDSTNVLASGKQTRKNGKPWSAAVVWTNEFGPNKTKTFTTSLGHYNETVKDDRYMELVIRGLLWTTGNLTEDGKPVKAMAK, encoded by the coding sequence ATGAACAGACTTTTAACTGCTGCCGCTATCCTTGTTTCCTTTTTGGCATCGTCGGCGTTTTCGCAAAACGCAACGCTTGTCTTTCAGGACGACTTCAATCGCACTGAATCGCAAGAAACCAAAGACGAGCCAGGCAATGGTTGGAAAACCAATAGCAAAAACCGGGCTGCCGGGAATAAACAGGTCGATCTCAAAGATGGAGCGATGTATATCGCCTGCCATCCCGTCGCCGACCATGGTGTCTCCGTCGTGCACGATGCTCCGTTTCGAGACGGGAAACTCGAAATCAGGTTCATGCTCGAAAATGAAAAAGATACACTGGGGCTGAACTTTGCTGATCTGAAATACAAACAGGTTCACGCTGGCCATCTGTTCAAGGTCACCATTGGCACCAAGTCCACGGAGTTGGCGGATTGGAAGACAGGTTTGATGGATTTGGAGATTCGAAAGGCTCGCCAATCCAATAAATTGAGCGACGCTCAGCAAGAGATGCTGAAGACCAAGCGGCAACGCTTCAAACATCCGCTCGAAACTGGCAAATGGTATTCGGCCGTTGTCACCGTCAACGGTCAGCAGCTTTCACTCGACATCGATGGCAAGCGAGTTGGCTCGCTGTCGTCGCCAGGGATCGCTCATCCGACCAAACGCACCATTCGCCTCGCGGTCAACAAGAAAGCAGTCGTTGACGATTTGAAAATCTGGTCACACAAATCAGGTGCACCGTTGAACGTACTGTTGATTGCCGGCGGTTGTTGCCATGACTACGAAAATCAAACCGAGATTCTGAAACAGGGCATCGAGTCTCGCATCAACGCGAAAGTTACCGTGATCTACAACCCAAACCGGCGGACCGACACTCGCTTCAAGATCTACGAATCCGACGATTGGGCTGAAGGCTACGACGTGATCCTGCACGATGAGTGCTGTGCCGATGTCTCTGATCCCGTTTACGTCCAACGTATTCTGGCGGCTCACAGAAACGGTACGCCAGCGGTGAATTTACACTGCGCGGTGCACAGCTACCGGTGGGGCAACTTTCGCAAACCGGTCAACATCGGCGACGACAACGCGAGCTGGTATGAAATGCTGGGCGTCCAGTCCAGCCACCACGACCATCACGCTCCCATCGAAATCACATTCGACAAAGATCAGAAAGAGAATCCGCTGATCGTGGGCATGCAGAGTTGGACGACGGGCAACGAAGAGCTCTATAACTCGGTCCGCGTTTTTGACAGCACGAACGTTCTGGCCTCCGGCAAACAGACTCGTAAAAACGGCAAGCCCTGGTCCGCAGCAGTTGTCTGGACCAACGAATTCGGCCCGAACAAAACGAAGACTTTTACGACTTCACTCGGCCATTACAACGAAACCGTGAAAGACGATCGCTACATGGAGTTGGTCATCCGCGGGTTACTGTGGACGACAGGAAATCTGACCGAAGACGGTAAGCCCGTGAAGGCGATGGCCAAGTAG
- a CDS encoding sulfatase family protein yields MKRFAYFAIFIAFISDTDFTLAFDDGEKLPNVLILYADDLGYGDLGCYNADSKIPTPNLDALAKVGMRFTDGHSSSGICSPSRYALLTGRHHWRDFHGIVNSFGASKFDPERITLPEMMQSKGYHTAAIGKWHLGWDWEAIKKPDARPEEIVQGNRKRKVWGPEDFDWSKPIPDGPLAHGFDHYFGDTVINFPPYCWIENDKVTAVPDRLIDGSTIRVKEGNLEFRPGPTVEGWDPYENIPTTTQRGVEYINAQAKNDKPFFLYFAFPSPHAPIIPNDEFDGTSGAGPYGDLVVETDRACGKLLKALEDSGQADNTIVIFSADNGPERYAYARDEKFGHWSAHPFRGLKRDIYEGGHHVPLIVSWPGVTKEGTVSDALVSQIDIMATLSSIVGFELPKDCAEDSHDFLPLLKGDQKELRRTHIHNTYKGKFAIRDGDWLLINHKDGYTSSRNKKWEERRGYEADDDSPVELYNLRNDIGQRYDIAEKEPARVEELKALLSKIRKQGFSAPRLAN; encoded by the coding sequence ATGAAACGATTCGCCTACTTCGCGATTTTCATCGCGTTCATTTCCGATACCGATTTCACGCTTGCATTTGATGACGGCGAGAAACTGCCAAACGTCCTGATCCTCTATGCCGACGACCTGGGCTACGGAGATCTTGGCTGCTACAACGCTGACTCAAAGATCCCTACGCCGAATCTTGATGCGCTGGCCAAAGTCGGGATGCGTTTCACAGATGGTCACTCGTCGTCCGGCATCTGTTCGCCCAGTCGCTATGCTTTGCTCACCGGTCGCCACCATTGGCGAGACTTTCATGGGATCGTCAATTCATTTGGAGCGTCGAAGTTCGATCCTGAACGGATCACGCTGCCAGAGATGATGCAGTCCAAGGGCTATCACACCGCTGCGATCGGCAAGTGGCATCTGGGCTGGGACTGGGAGGCTATCAAGAAACCGGACGCCAGGCCCGAGGAAATCGTGCAGGGAAACCGAAAACGCAAAGTCTGGGGTCCGGAAGATTTCGACTGGAGCAAACCGATTCCCGACGGCCCACTGGCACATGGATTCGACCATTACTTCGGCGACACGGTGATCAATTTCCCGCCGTACTGCTGGATCGAGAACGACAAAGTCACGGCAGTTCCCGACCGGTTGATCGATGGTTCAACAATTCGCGTCAAGGAAGGCAACCTTGAATTCCGCCCCGGCCCGACGGTTGAAGGCTGGGATCCGTATGAGAACATTCCTACGACCACGCAGCGCGGTGTCGAGTACATCAACGCTCAAGCCAAAAACGACAAACCTTTCTTTCTGTATTTCGCGTTTCCGTCACCGCATGCTCCGATCATTCCCAACGATGAATTTGACGGAACGTCTGGCGCCGGTCCGTATGGTGATCTGGTTGTCGAAACGGATCGCGCCTGTGGCAAGTTGTTGAAGGCTCTTGAAGATAGCGGGCAGGCAGACAATACGATTGTGATTTTCTCGGCGGACAACGGGCCTGAACGTTACGCTTACGCTCGCGACGAAAAATTTGGTCACTGGTCGGCTCATCCATTCCGTGGACTCAAGCGAGACATCTATGAAGGCGGACATCACGTGCCGCTGATCGTTTCCTGGCCCGGCGTTACGAAAGAAGGCACGGTTTCGGATGCTTTGGTCAGCCAGATCGACATCATGGCGACGCTCTCTTCGATTGTTGGATTTGAGCTTCCGAAGGATTGCGCCGAAGATTCGCACGACTTTCTTCCGCTGTTGAAAGGGGATCAAAAAGAGCTGCGAAGGACGCATATCCACAATACCTATAAAGGCAAGTTCGCGATTCGCGATGGTGACTGGTTGTTGATAAATCACAAGGATGGCTACACTTCCAGCCGCAACAAGAAGTGGGAAGAGCGTCGTGGCTACGAAGCGGACGATGATTCACCGGTTGAACTTTACAATCTCCGCAACGACATTGGTCAGCGTTACGACATTGCAGAGAAGGAGCCAGCCAGGGTTGAGGAGTTGAAAGCGTTGCTGTCGAAAATTCGGAAGCAGGGTTTTTCGGCGCCGCGGCTTGCAAACTAA
- a CDS encoding sulfatase family protein, producing MFKTLIFILAVCSIAFADERPNLVLIIADDMNWDDCGAYGHPSIRTPNIDSLAKTGLKFNHAYLTISSCSPSRSSIITGKYPHNTGAEQLHWPLPAGSKTFAGELKKAGYYTAAAGKWHLGDAVRDHFNKIYDASTAGFVLPSGKDGKKPKMIAQKPSGCEDWEIALDERPKDKPFFMWLAALDPHRAYSEGALDPPHKDSEVIVPPHLPDTPDVRKDLRMYYDEIGRLDQYVGKVLAKLEAQGVAQNTVVLFITDNGRPFPRDKTTLYDGGIRTPWLVRWPAKIRAGQTSDALVSSVDIAATFLQLADVNAESFPHEGVSFADVLDDPTAKHRTYAFAEDHWHDYEDQCRAVMTQQHKLIRNDYEDLAATPSADAGRALTWQDMLRLEKENKLTEAQRACLIAPRPKWELFDLQRDPGEINNLAADPSYSAVRAKLEAALSKWSEKTNDYLPSRRTPDEFDRVTGAPDHSVRVRPRKSKLETFGTNGKY from the coding sequence ATCTTTAAAACACTCATATTTATTCTGGCTGTCTGCAGCATTGCTTTCGCAGACGAACGCCCCAACCTCGTCCTGATCATCGCGGACGACATGAACTGGGATGACTGTGGAGCTTACGGTCACCCTTCGATTCGCACTCCGAACATTGATTCACTGGCGAAAACTGGACTGAAGTTCAACCACGCCTACCTTACGATCAGCTCTTGCAGTCCGTCGCGGTCGAGCATCATCACTGGCAAGTACCCACACAATACGGGCGCTGAACAATTGCATTGGCCGCTGCCAGCGGGAAGCAAAACGTTTGCAGGTGAACTGAAGAAAGCCGGCTACTACACAGCGGCCGCAGGAAAGTGGCATCTTGGCGATGCGGTTCGCGATCACTTCAACAAAATTTACGATGCGTCTACCGCTGGCTTCGTTTTGCCATCTGGCAAAGACGGCAAGAAACCGAAGATGATCGCCCAGAAACCCAGCGGTTGTGAAGACTGGGAAATCGCTCTCGACGAACGCCCAAAAGACAAACCGTTTTTCATGTGGCTGGCAGCACTCGATCCGCACCGAGCCTATAGCGAAGGAGCACTCGATCCGCCACACAAAGATTCAGAAGTGATCGTACCGCCGCATTTGCCGGACACGCCCGACGTACGAAAAGACTTGCGGATGTACTACGACGAAATCGGTCGACTCGATCAATACGTTGGCAAGGTCCTTGCAAAACTGGAAGCGCAGGGCGTTGCTCAAAACACGGTCGTGCTGTTTATCACAGACAATGGACGACCGTTCCCGCGAGACAAAACAACTCTTTATGACGGCGGGATCAGGACTCCGTGGCTGGTACGTTGGCCGGCAAAGATCAGGGCAGGGCAGACAAGCGATGCTTTGGTGAGTTCAGTCGATATCGCTGCTACGTTTTTGCAGCTGGCAGACGTGAATGCCGAATCGTTTCCCCATGAAGGAGTCAGCTTTGCGGATGTTCTCGACGATCCGACGGCGAAGCATCGAACTTACGCCTTCGCGGAAGATCACTGGCACGATTACGAAGACCAGTGCCGAGCCGTGATGACTCAGCAACACAAACTGATTCGTAACGACTACGAAGATCTGGCAGCAACTCCTTCAGCAGACGCCGGACGGGCGCTGACGTGGCAAGACATGTTGAGGCTGGAAAAAGAAAACAAATTGACGGAAGCGCAACGGGCGTGCTTGATCGCCCCGCGTCCCAAATGGGAACTGTTTGACCTTCAACGCGATCCCGGTGAGATCAATAATCTTGCCGCTGACCCATCCTATTCTGCGGTAAGGGCAAAGCTGGAAGCCGCGCTCTCGAAATGGTCTGAGAAAACGAATGACTATTTACCAAGCCGTCGTACACCGGATGAGTTTGATCGGGTGACAGGTGCTCCGGATCACAGTGTTCGCGTTCGACCGCGAAAGTCAAAACTGGAGACGTTTGGGACGAACGGGAAATATTAG
- a CDS encoding sulfatase family protein, with amino-acid sequence MIKTLTIAFTLLMCCSSAFAESPIDERPNILWITIEDWSPDLSCYGTKGIATPHVDKLASEGVRYQWAFTTSPVCSTSRSAMMTGFHQNYIGAHQHRTTNKKPLPHNIKPIPHLLKEAGYFTALMSYKLDVNFLPDTRHELFEGTDWKQRKEGQPFFARITFPGTHRKWERDPQRPIKIEDVELPPYYADTPFCRRDWANGLEQMQIVDRKVGKILKRLEDEGLTENTIVFFIGDHGRCHIRGKQFLYDGGIRVPMIMRWPGKVEAGSVNEDLTSSIDICSTVLEAAGVTAPVPLHGTSLLSDDLKDRKYIFAARDKMDNAHDSMRTIRSKDYKLIVNLMPERPWLQFSRYKEQCYPMLAEMGAMYQRGELTPAQAVFFASSKPEIELFDLKKDPFEINNVADEPAYADTKAELLAALTDWRENVIMDEGVDDEFRAVGQFDESQRGDLSMDQWVLKNRDQLDFNRYGWPGWYPTRSQQQWEEAVETWKPYVFRGPTEDVQRPSVAHAPKQKAKPAKKKKSGAKKAG; translated from the coding sequence ATGATCAAGACACTTACAATCGCCTTCACGTTGCTGATGTGCTGCAGTAGCGCTTTTGCGGAATCGCCGATTGATGAACGGCCAAACATTCTTTGGATCACGATTGAAGATTGGTCGCCGGACCTTTCGTGCTACGGCACCAAGGGGATCGCTACGCCGCATGTCGACAAGCTGGCGTCAGAAGGCGTTCGCTACCAATGGGCGTTTACGACTTCGCCCGTTTGTTCGACTTCCAGATCAGCAATGATGACGGGCTTTCATCAAAACTACATCGGGGCCCATCAGCATCGCACGACGAACAAAAAGCCGCTGCCGCACAACATCAAACCGATTCCGCACTTGCTGAAAGAAGCCGGCTATTTCACAGCGCTGATGTCGTACAAGCTGGATGTGAACTTCTTACCCGACACACGACATGAACTTTTTGAAGGGACGGACTGGAAACAACGAAAAGAAGGCCAGCCGTTTTTTGCTCGCATCACTTTCCCTGGTACGCATCGCAAATGGGAACGTGACCCGCAACGGCCAATCAAAATCGAAGACGTTGAACTTCCGCCTTACTATGCCGACACACCATTTTGTCGACGCGACTGGGCGAACGGCCTGGAGCAAATGCAGATCGTGGATCGAAAGGTCGGCAAGATCCTCAAAAGACTTGAAGACGAAGGCCTGACGGAAAACACCATCGTGTTCTTCATCGGTGATCACGGCCGTTGCCATATCCGCGGCAAACAGTTCCTTTACGACGGTGGAATTCGCGTGCCGATGATCATGCGTTGGCCTGGAAAAGTCGAAGCCGGTTCGGTCAACGAAGACCTGACGAGTTCAATCGACATCTGCTCAACAGTCCTCGAAGCCGCCGGTGTCACCGCGCCAGTGCCGCTGCATGGCACCAGCCTGTTAAGCGATGATCTGAAGGACCGAAAGTACATTTTTGCGGCTCGTGACAAGATGGACAACGCACACGATTCGATGCGAACGATCCGCAGCAAGGACTACAAACTGATTGTGAACCTGATGCCGGAGCGACCGTGGCTGCAGTTCAGCCGCTACAAAGAGCAGTGTTACCCGATGCTTGCCGAGATGGGAGCCATGTATCAGCGTGGCGAACTGACTCCGGCCCAGGCTGTCTTTTTCGCTTCCAGCAAACCGGAGATCGAACTGTTCGATCTGAAGAAAGATCCCTTTGAGATCAACAACGTTGCCGACGAACCTGCTTACGCCGACACGAAGGCTGAATTGCTCGCGGCGCTCACTGACTGGCGCGAGAACGTGATCATGGACGAAGGCGTGGATGACGAGTTTCGCGCAGTCGGTCAGTTTGATGAATCGCAGCGCGGTGACCTGAGCATGGATCAGTGGGTTCTGAAAAACCGCGATCAGTTGGACTTCAATCGCTACGGATGGCCCGGGTGGTACCCGACGCGTTCGCAGCAGCAATGGGAAGAGGCTGTAGAGACCTGGAAGCCCTATGTATTCCGTGGGCCAACTGAGGACGTTCAGCGCCCTTCGGTCGCGCATGCTCCCAAGCAAAAAGCGAAGCCGGCGAAGAAAAAGAAATCTGGTGCCAAGAAGGCGGGATAA
- a CDS encoding ThuA domain-containing protein, which yields MNNLLRFCSIALLLSLATSAFAKDTTHILFLAGARSHASGEHEFNAGCLLLAKALNEQSGLDVEATVIQGWPKDESVFDKVDAVIVYSDATTVVQNGWEKTDQLAKAGVGLMFMHYAVHPSPEMGDKYFRPWIGAAMENDYSVNPHWVADLRALPGHAISNGLPDVVQSYDEFYYQMRFQKDRGKVLDLVTAMPTRKRIKRIINMWNNNGVNGIDKDQTLMWGKEREDGGRGVGFVGGHYHHNWANDNYRKLVLNAVVWVAGMDVPEAGVKSNSLTEDELNANLDVYEGRDNPRIPLPDIDTFKAYPPANWKAGEERAKAIEAKRLERLKARGK from the coding sequence ATGAACAACTTACTGCGTTTCTGTTCCATTGCATTGCTGCTTTCTCTCGCGACCAGTGCGTTTGCGAAAGACACGACTCACATTCTGTTCCTCGCCGGTGCGCGAAGTCATGCTTCGGGTGAGCATGAATTCAATGCGGGCTGTTTGCTATTGGCCAAAGCACTCAACGAGCAGAGCGGCCTTGATGTGGAAGCAACGGTCATCCAGGGCTGGCCAAAAGACGAATCCGTTTTCGACAAAGTGGATGCGGTCATTGTCTATTCCGATGCAACGACCGTCGTTCAAAATGGATGGGAGAAAACCGACCAGCTTGCCAAAGCTGGTGTCGGGCTGATGTTCATGCACTACGCGGTTCACCCAAGTCCGGAAATGGGCGATAAATATTTTCGGCCGTGGATTGGTGCGGCGATGGAAAACGACTACTCGGTTAACCCACATTGGGTTGCGGACTTGAGAGCGTTGCCGGGCCACGCGATTTCAAATGGCTTACCCGATGTGGTCCAATCCTACGACGAATTCTATTACCAGATGCGATTCCAAAAAGACCGCGGCAAGGTGTTGGATCTGGTGACGGCGATGCCGACGAGGAAACGGATCAAACGCATCATCAATATGTGGAACAACAACGGCGTCAACGGTATCGACAAGGACCAAACGCTGATGTGGGGTAAAGAACGCGAGGACGGTGGGCGAGGAGTTGGCTTTGTCGGCGGGCACTATCACCACAACTGGGCCAACGATAACTATCGGAAGTTGGTGCTTAACGCCGTCGTGTGGGTTGCTGGAATGGACGTGCCGGAGGCCGGAGTGAAGTCAAATTCGTTGACCGAAGATGAACTTAACGCAAATTTGGATGTCTACGAAGGCCGCGACAATCCGCGCATTCCGCTACCAGATATCGACACGTTTAAAGCTTATCCACCCGCTAATTGGAAGGCGGGTGAAGAGCGTGCCAAGGCAATTGAAGCAAAACGCCTGGAGCGATTAAAAGCTCGCGGTAAGTAA
- a CDS encoding DUF1559 domain-containing protein produces the protein MRQTTSILCLPLFALVIAAFFMSPVNGQVFGIPTAEKGNPAWQDIIDRMPEDEPMACLIWNEPGSLNPEGNGSEKWLADVELQKSLGKLSNAITAAAKHNGSPTKIEFLDGAFWKMLSKSGSVVIEEFNDGYASGAAVLRLGDDQKTILPFLNDLLVELEFEPIVVGEQTVYTLPDATPPVVIGASSGYVIAAFGEGQWNRAVERVTQKSGTPDWLSKRFDSVSISRRSHFAFCNIERFMKLIPAETMEDPEFKRISEILALEDLKSVSLCSGADANSNLSMMHLECSKEGVGSVLDVPAIDTKKLKELPADAISAMAIRFSPQTIMDLVKQTVPPAPLEEALEAMTMETGLDLQDDIIEHLEGTIRYYNIGMVINPKQILIVKIKNQQLFQASFEKINEFAKTIAADQNLEFYEQDKNGMRIYGIKNYGISGYWAIHQGELYVSTNSRAIGSHIRKSAKVGKSSLIDNELASQILADSKSMGLEGPIGLQHYDLDQIFEVVVPLLQGAMAFIPPDAQAQLQFGAEDFPPIESFLGLRPTSSMLFKATDGYTAMMRYDTPMAIEATSFVAVGMLLPAVQQAREAARRTQSMNNQRQLVLALLNYESANGEFPPLYTVDADGNPLLSWRVAILPYLEQQELYDRFKLDEPWDSDHNFQLVEEMPLLFRNPSVAGVPGFTDYVAPLTAGSVLSSGGGTKIASITDGMSNTILLMEVGESQQVPWSSPQDIEIDSLESLELLDNGHVGVVVCSLCDGSTHSISMMASIEGFIRACCKNDGGVFNELE, from the coding sequence ATGCGTCAGACAACTTCCATTCTGTGCCTACCGCTGTTCGCTCTGGTGATCGCGGCGTTTTTTATGTCACCGGTAAATGGACAGGTTTTCGGGATCCCGACGGCCGAGAAAGGCAATCCTGCGTGGCAGGATATCATCGACCGGATGCCAGAAGACGAACCGATGGCGTGTTTGATCTGGAACGAACCCGGATCGCTTAACCCGGAAGGCAATGGTAGCGAAAAGTGGCTGGCCGACGTTGAGCTGCAAAAATCGCTTGGCAAACTCAGCAACGCAATCACGGCTGCTGCCAAACACAATGGTTCGCCAACGAAAATCGAGTTTCTCGATGGTGCTTTTTGGAAAATGCTCTCCAAATCAGGCTCCGTTGTCATTGAAGAATTCAACGACGGCTACGCGAGTGGCGCGGCCGTTTTGCGATTGGGAGACGATCAGAAAACCATCCTTCCCTTTCTGAATGACCTGTTGGTGGAGTTGGAGTTCGAACCCATCGTTGTCGGCGAACAAACCGTTTACACGCTGCCCGACGCGACCCCGCCCGTGGTCATCGGAGCCAGTTCGGGATACGTGATCGCCGCCTTTGGCGAGGGACAATGGAATAGAGCGGTCGAACGAGTTACCCAGAAATCAGGAACTCCGGACTGGCTGAGCAAACGTTTCGATTCGGTTTCGATCTCGCGCCGCAGTCACTTCGCGTTTTGCAATATCGAGCGATTCATGAAGCTGATTCCTGCAGAAACCATGGAAGATCCGGAGTTCAAACGAATCAGCGAAATCCTTGCTCTGGAAGACCTGAAGTCGGTTTCGCTATGCTCAGGTGCTGACGCCAACAGTAATCTTTCCATGATGCATCTTGAGTGCAGCAAAGAAGGCGTCGGCTCAGTGCTCGACGTGCCAGCCATCGACACGAAGAAACTCAAGGAGCTGCCGGCGGATGCAATCTCGGCGATGGCAATTCGATTCTCGCCGCAGACAATCATGGACCTGGTCAAGCAAACGGTTCCTCCGGCGCCACTCGAAGAAGCCCTCGAAGCGATGACCATGGAGACTGGACTGGATCTTCAGGATGACATCATTGAGCACCTCGAAGGAACAATTCGCTACTACAACATCGGAATGGTTATCAACCCAAAGCAGATTTTGATCGTCAAAATCAAGAACCAACAGTTGTTTCAGGCGTCCTTCGAAAAGATCAACGAGTTTGCGAAAACGATCGCCGCAGACCAGAACCTTGAGTTCTACGAACAGGACAAGAACGGGATGCGGATCTACGGCATCAAGAACTATGGCATCTCTGGCTATTGGGCGATTCATCAAGGCGAGCTCTATGTTTCGACGAACTCTCGTGCGATTGGCTCACACATCCGAAAGTCTGCCAAAGTTGGCAAGTCGTCTTTGATTGACAACGAGCTGGCCTCACAGATTCTTGCAGATTCAAAATCGATGGGACTGGAGGGACCGATTGGGCTACAGCACTACGACCTGGACCAAATTTTCGAAGTCGTTGTGCCGCTGCTTCAAGGAGCGATGGCTTTCATTCCTCCGGACGCCCAAGCTCAGCTTCAATTCGGTGCCGAAGATTTTCCACCGATTGAATCTTTTCTTGGTCTCCGTCCGACCAGCAGCATGCTATTTAAAGCGACTGATGGTTATACGGCGATGATGCGATACGACACACCAATGGCGATCGAGGCAACTTCCTTCGTCGCCGTCGGCATGTTGTTGCCTGCTGTGCAGCAAGCACGCGAGGCCGCAAGACGAACTCAGTCGATGAACAATCAACGGCAACTTGTTTTGGCGCTGCTGAACTACGAAAGTGCCAACGGTGAGTTTCCTCCGCTGTACACCGTCGACGCAGACGGCAATCCGCTGTTGAGCTGGCGCGTCGCAATCCTGCCTTACCTCGAACAACAGGAGCTTTACGACAGGTTCAAGCTCGACGAACCCTGGGACAGCGACCACAACTTTCAGCTGGTTGAAGAAATGCCGCTGCTGTTTCGCAACCCTTCGGTCGCAGGTGTGCCAGGATTCACGGACTACGTCGCGCCGTTGACTGCTGGCAGCGTTCTCTCGTCTGGAGGCGGCACGAAAATCGCATCGATCACAGATGGAATGTCGAACACGATTCTATTGATGGAAGTCGGCGAGTCACAGCAAGTTCCATGGAGCTCTCCTCAAGACATTGAGATCGATTCCCTTGAATCTTTGGAACTGCTGGACAATGGACACGTCGGCGTCGTCGTCTGTTCTCTCTGCGACGGATCGACACACTCAATCTCCATGATGGCATCGATCGAGGGGTTCATCCGCGCGTGCTGTAAGAACGATGGTGGCGTTTTTAACGAGCTCGAATAG